In Channa argus isolate prfri chromosome 15, Channa argus male v1.0, whole genome shotgun sequence, the DNA window TCCAGGGCATCCTCTTCTGTCTTATTGCCGCTCAGCCTGTCCTCATCATTGgcttctctggacccctgctaGTGTTTGAGGAAGCTTTTTTCTTAGTATGTGCAAGTTATCAGATCTTAATATTCTTGAAAGAAACCTTTAGAAAGTTAGAAAGTTTTAACTTCATCCATTTTACTTTCTCCATTTTATACTAGTTCTGCAAGTCCCAGAACGTTGAGTACATTGTGGGTCGTACCTGGGTGGGGATGTGGCTCATACTGATCGTGGTCATTGTCGTGGCTGTGGAAGGCAGTTTCCTGGTCCGATACATCTCTCGCTTCACCCAAGAAATCTTCTCCATCCTCATTTCTCTCATCTTCATCTATGAGACCTTCAACAAGCTTTTTATGGTTTCATCACCttattctttcattcttttcatttccCTGCCATGGCTGTTTagtatgttgtgttttattcatgacACCTCGTTTCTCAACTCATCTTGCTTAGATCTTCAAAGCCCACCCTCTGATCCTGAACTACGAACATCTAAATGACTCACACGACAACCCCTTTCACGTTGCCATTGAGGAACACACCAAGAAACATGTAGATTTGAATATAACCCATGAGATCGAGATTTACAGACCTTTCCCAAACACTGCTCTGCTGTCTATGTGCCTTATGTTTGGGTGCTTCTTCATTGCGTATTTCCTTCGTCAGTTCAAGAATGGCCACTTTCTCCCTGGCCCAGTAAGTTGAACTTTCTACACCCAGAGATGTAATTTATGGTAGGTACCTGTGATTTACATAAGGTTTTATCCTTTATGGTCATTGTAGGTCCGCCGTTTGATTGGAGATTTCGGTGTCCcaattgcaatttttttcatgATTGCTGTTGATATCAGCATTGAAGATGCCTATACACAGGTAAGTGGTTTCTTTTCCTCCAAGTCAAATGTTTTGCTGTggaatgtcacattaaaaaacacCCTGTCTTCTTGTAGAAACTTGTTGTACCAAAAGGTGTTGAGGTGAGCAACCCCAAAGCCAGAGGCTGGTTCATCAGCCCATTGGGAAAGAATAACGACTTCCCCCCCTGGATGATGGGTGCCTGCTGTATACCAGCAGTTCTtgtcttcatcctcatctttcTTGAGTCCCAGATTACAACGTGAGTGAGACCATACATGACAGTATTACATTGTACGCAATGTGAAACTTAATTTAACTCAgtgaataaaattaatatttgaagattttgttttctgttgtctctGTTGATCCCAAGGCTGATTGTAAGCAAACCTGAGAGGAAGATGGTGAAAGGATCTGGTTTCCATTTGGATCTGCTAATCCTGGTCACCATGGGAGGCATTGCTTCTCTTTTCGGGGTGCCCTGGCTGAGTGCTGCCACTGTGCGATCTGTCACTCATGCCAATGCTCTCACTGTTATGACCAAGGGCCCAAAACCAGAGATTGAGAAGGTGGTAGAGCAGAGGATCAGTGCTTTTCTTGTGGCCGTATTGGTTGGTAGGTGCAGCTATCTACAGTGCAGATGCAGACACGACAAGgtcaaaataactttatttccCTTTAACAATTCTTAATTTTCTATGATTTCCAGGTGTTTCAATTTACATGGAACCTATATTGAAGATGATTCCAATGACAGCCTTGTTTGGCATCTTCCTCTACATGGGTATCACTTCTCTCAGTGGAATCCAGATGTGGGACAGAATGCTTCTGCTGTTCACACCAAAGAAATACCATCCCCCTGATGCCTATGCCACCAGGGTATTTATCCTTCCTCATACAGTTTGCTAAACTTATATATGCTCATTAAAATATACCCTTATAATGCAAgataattcattttgaaatttcagAAAAGGTTTAATGTGTTTGCAAGTGTTCATTAACTTGCTTAACTCATTTACTGCAGACTAAAATCCtagaaaaatatagaaaacataataataGTTTTGTGTTGGCAGTGTATGTCCAAGGTCTATTCTGGAAGCTGTAGTTGTGCCATTGTTTAAACAGTTTGCATTttactaaaacacatttgttgggAATTTATTCGATTTTAGGATTAAGCCCTTGAGATTTATCGTCTCGCTTGAAGAGGGTTCCAGTTCTAATAAAATAGGATCatataaatgctttaaaaatctTTGTTCAAATCTTTGCagtataaaaatgttacatgaaaaattatttgtcagtggataaatatataaatatataaatatacagaaaTGCAAATGTTCCTACAAAGGCCTCCAGAGCTAGAAACTTTGAATCAATGTGTCAATGCTCCTTTTTCTACCTCTCTGTGATAATTTTGCATATGTTTCTGGTTATTTGACTGTCCTGATAGCTCATGGTCCTTTAAGTAAACCATTCTGTAAACTATTTAGATAATTTTCACCTCAGATTGTATAGGTGTTCTGATACTCGCTTGAACTGCATATCAGTGTTTTTTAGCCtatgaaaatgtctttatatATTATCCTAATGTAAgttttatgtaacattttatgcttcttcttgttcttctcgTTAGTTTTGGCCTCCTAGTACCTCTGCTTATGCCCTCCTCTTCTGTCTTTGGTGCAGGTGAGGACACTGCGGATGCATCTGTTTACTCTGATCCAGGTTGTATGCCTGGCTGTCCTGTGGGTGGTGAAGATGAGTCCTTTCTCTCTGGCACTGCCTTTTGTTATCATTCTCACCGTCCCTCTGCGCATGTTCATGACTGGCAGGCTCTTCACTGAGaaggaaatgaaatgtgtaaGTACCTATGTAtcagtttcattcatttcttgttgtgtttttttattatgtgaGTATTTCTTTGTTGTAactatatgtgtttgtgttgcagctggATGCAGATGACGCCAAAGTGTCACTTGAGGAGGAACCTGGGGAGGATGTGTACCACGAGTCCCCATTTCCGTAAACTTTACCATTTACAATACCAAACTTTACCACTTTACCATTGCATTAATACTAAGTATTTAATGCACAAACTTTTAGGTTAACTTAAATCTCAACTGCCAGTAATAATAGAGAAATCCAATATCAGGTGTCTTTGAAATATGCATTtctaaaaaactttttgcaGTTCAAACTGTTTTATCTGTCTTTAAAGGAAATTACCTCTCATTTCTAGAGTTTTAAAATTATTCCTGTTGCAGAAACTGTTTGTGACAgtgaacaacaacagagaacCAATAATATAGTCCATAGttttatcaaaatattaaatataccattttattttccacatttcattgtcatgttttatcttttcatgTAAACTTACTTTGCCATTATTAGAATTGCTTACTTCTTACGTCAGGCTGTTTGTGTAACTTcaggtttgatttatttttcatgcaggaaaaaacattgaatttCTTTAAATAGAAAGTATTTTACCTTGAGATGTGAGGtaattcctttcttttttttccccttttattgCAGTACGTGATAGCTTAAAGTGACAACCAGTGATTCATTGTTGATTTATCCATGCTattataaagtaattttaacttaagtttattattatttaagcaAATTTGATTAATGGAGCTCCTACACGTTCACAGTTAACAAATTACTGTGGGACTGTTACACGTACCATTGCCCCATACAATAGCCTTTTTTATAAttctcaaatgttttaaattgtattattcAAGTTTGGCTCATTTCCTATAGTGTGTATGGTTTACTAAATGTGTTTACTCCTGTTCATTTAAGCTATTTAGAATATGTATAAAGGGTGAGTTTTGCCTTTATATCATTAAGGTGTGTAATTGCTTTCATGATTATAGAATGAGATGAATAGTAATGGGTACAAAGTGATAATATGTAATTCCATAGGCCCACTGCTGTTCTGATGATATAATCACGAGAAAACGTACTTGTAAATGTATCTCATTATGCCTTTGTGTGGACAATCATATTTGTTTGCTTAAAACACTGTACATGCTTTGGGTTTTcagtttattgaaaataaaaacaacatttaaactgCCTGTTTCTATTATtgcataagaaaaaaataaaaccaacattttcaaataactAAGGATATTCTTTACATATTGACTTGTAAAACAGGGCAAGGGGATGTTCTATTGGCCATGCTGCCTTCAAGGATCTCAAGTAAAGTCTGCCttcttagtgtttttatttggaaaGCGCCATAATCCTGgcctataaaatgtttttaaaattaggcAGCGCGGATCTTTTGCTGGTTTAAGTGACCACAGAGAAATCTGTCAGTTTTCAAGAATAAAAATTGAATCAAtaacaattacaataaaatgcatcatgGGTACCCAAAGTGTTTAAAAGcagataaatatattttaaaaaatacaattataaatCAAATATTGCTATTAAcccaataaaattaaacatgtcCATTACATTTTGAACTAATAAATTGAAAGCATGCATCTGTCAATCAAGGGAAACAAGTTACAAATATGATGGATTGTTGCTCAAAACTGAATGAGGAGCCAGAAACAGAACCACAACCATGAttcaattattatatattattttcagaGTTGGATATATAatcattacaaaatattttactggttaaaaaaaaaaataaaaaaatgctaaattgtaCTTGCGCCTGTTTAATGATGGCGATAATTCCGACAACAAGGGAAGGCAGCACAGTTTAACAAGGCCGAAAGCCTGCGAGTCATTTGTTTTCCCTGAGTCGGACTGACTGGATTGGACGGCCCGGGGTtccacccacaaacacacaaggtggagttgaaaaagaaaaaacatgctgGGCTAAAATGAAGCTGTCAAACAGCCTCTTACAATTTGCCAAAAAAGAGGTTTCGAGCAATGTGAAAATGGACGGAGCCTGCTCTGTGGACATATAACACAGTTCTCTCCAACGTGGAATTTTTAATCTCGATAAATGAACATGACGAACttttaagaaaaaatacatttgtgtgttaCTAAGTAAGTTACAAAGAttcgttttcatttttataaccATAGTACAGCTTTGGCTTTCAGAAACCTTTCcacctggaaaaacaaaaacaaaaaaaacaaaacttgtggTTCAAACTTCTTCGGTCTCCGGGAGTAACGTGTAAAATCACCCTGGGGTGGGTTGTGAATCAGCGGTGCAACATTGGAAAATATGTGGATGCCTCGGCGTAGCGAAATGGTTGGATGGAGAAAGAGAAGCTTCTGCGCCGTGAGTGGAGGGAGACGGCAAGTGAGATGGAGGCGGGGGGGAAGGACCATCTCTGCGGGGACTGGAGCCCAGGACCGACGGCGCAGTGCTGGCTATCGTTCAACCCTCCCCTTCTTCCTCCACAACGACACCGAGGCTCACGCCGAGACACAGGTAAGCCAGCGCAACAGCGCCCGGTTTCATAACACGGCGAGAGTGTGCGATaaacaaaccagaaaaaaagagacaaaaacccCGCTAAATCCACcgctgtttgtttgcttttgttttgttacgAACCGCCACAGTCGGTGGTCTCTGTGCACGAGCGAAATAAACCGACCGTTGTGGCAGGGTACAGACGAGGTCGGCCATACCCGAATTTCTTGTCCTCTACAGCGGGAAAGAACTTGGATGTAAGACCCGGAGATAAATGCggtatttccttttttatacaCCCGTCGACTGTTTCATGCTTGTTCTCTTAATCGAAACTCGACTAGTCGTGTGGTAACCTGGTTATTTGCGTGGGGGATTTAACGGTGGTTTCCGCGCCGAGACCTCCATGCGGCTGTTGGCGGAACAGCTAGCCGCCTCTCTCGGTTAGCCATCAGGGATCTCGGTTTAATATCTCACCGTGCTGagactctccctctctctccccctctctctctcactgactAGCCCAGATCCAGCGACGACCGAGCACGGAGAACCCGCCTTCTTGCCCTCGCTACGGCGCTTTTGGATCGAGGAAGGGAG includes these proteins:
- the slc4a1a gene encoding solute carrier family 4 member 1a (Diego blood group) translates to MENNFTFEKDSDMSYEDNDLAFPSPLRLTSPGQNYNYDLERRREEEDEQNEAPVEALVLPEAYRNLNTNATTRGDAQAYVELNELQGIIWQETGRWVGYEENFNPALGKWGPSHVSYLTFKSLIQLRRTMSTGAMIFDLNVSSLSAVAEKMADELLDKNEIQANDRDDLLRALLMKRSQSEGPVVTASGHIEMQTFSVTKKRDSSDNMEASVVLSGVLDFLRKPVMAFVRLSDSLVMESVLESSVPVRFVFLMVGPSQSGINYSECGRAMGALMADWVFSLEAHLAQTEKDLTNAIADFMDCSIVIPPTEIQEISMLEPVIDFQKKMLRDRLRPSDTRLAFGDRVKFDEFAEETKEDPLARTGYPFGGMVKDIKRRYRHYLSDYTDALNPQVLSAVIFIYFAALSPAITFGGLLAEKTQRMMGVSELMISTSIQGILFCLIAAQPVLIIGFSGPLLVFEEAFFLFCKSQNVEYIVGRTWVGMWLILIVVIVVAVEGSFLVRYISRFTQEIFSILISLIFIYETFNKLFMIFKAHPLILNYEHLNDSHDNPFHVAIEEHTKKHVDLNITHEIEIYRPFPNTALLSMCLMFGCFFIAYFLRQFKNGHFLPGPVRRLIGDFGVPIAIFFMIAVDISIEDAYTQKLVVPKGVEVSNPKARGWFISPLGKNNDFPPWMMGACCIPAVLVFILIFLESQITTLIVSKPERKMVKGSGFHLDLLILVTMGGIASLFGVPWLSAATVRSVTHANALTVMTKGPKPEIEKVVEQRISAFLVAVLVGVSIYMEPILKMIPMTALFGIFLYMGITSLSGIQMWDRMLLLFTPKKYHPPDAYATRVRTLRMHLFTLIQVVCLAVLWVVKMSPFSLALPFVIILTVPLRMFMTGRLFTEKEMKCLDADDAKVSLEEEPGEDVYHESPFP